A genomic segment from Drosophila miranda strain MSH22 chromosome 5, D.miranda_PacBio2.1, whole genome shotgun sequence encodes:
- the LOC108164406 gene encoding protein pangolin, isoforms A/H/I/S isoform X9, whose translation MYAQRISRNQSNFRATGNNMKKCRARFGLDQQNQWCKPCRRKKKCIRYMEAMNGTGAIEDGSGIDDLGSQLSDDDDDDDDDDQLVGSCGSGDESNKIPDDDTESLNQSISSPGCLSGLSSLQSPSTTTSLASPLNMNINPATPSLLAVSTNALMVPNAEQGSSQTRSESISASGSSSGSTCSISTTPNTSNTVSPVTGTTGPSSSLAHERAMMLGNRFSHLGMGLSHPIGSSVSNKPDALFQPHPSVSKNKSSANGFNGFSGSGVPPKAPAPVNVPRNPIGANPRDINNPLSINQLTKRREDQNVCSIAVSDSKEKSALGSTSIIHHAAPHGYHPHHSLFNSSFSQHFHQQLTHHLAAASNSESTILSGDTHSINNGKHTSSDPPTNANNPSSSAGSSETGAISVS comes from the exons ATGTACGCTCAAAGAATCAGCCGCAATCAATCAAATTTTAGGGCGACGG GTAATAACATGAAAAAGTGCCGTGCTAGATTTGGACTGGACCAGCAAAATCAATGGTGCAAGCCATGCAG ACGCAAAAAAAAATGCATACGCTACATGGAGGCTATGAATGGAACAGGCGCGATCGAAGATGGAAGCGGAATTGATGATCTTGGAAGCCAGCTAagtgatgacgacgatgatgatgatgatgatgatcagTTAGTCGGTAGCTGCGGCAGCGGTGATGAAAGTAATAAAATTCCAGATGATGATACAGAGTCTCTGAATCAGTCAATATCCAGCCCTGGCTGCCTAAGCGGGTTGTCTAGCTTACAAAGCCCGTCTACAACAACAAGCTTGGCGAGCCCACTTAATATGAATATTAATCCAGCAACACCGTCTCTGTTAGCTGTCAGCACTAATGCGCTTATGGTCCCCAATGCAGAACAGGGATCCAGTCAAACAAGATCGGAATCTATTTCCGCATCAGGATCGAGTAGTGGGTCAACTTGTAGTATAAGCACTACGCCGAATACCTCAAATACTGTCTCGCCTGTAACAGGTACGACGGGTCCATCTTCAAGTTTAGCCCATGAGCGCGCTATGATGCTTGGAAATCGTTTCAGTCACCTAGGTATGGGCCTTAGTCATCCAATAGGTAGTTCTGTTAGCAACAAACCTGATGCATTATTCCAGCCTCATCCTTCAGTCAGTAAAAATAAGAGTTCAGCAAATGGCTTTAATGGTTTTAGCGGTTCTGGTGTACCGCCTAAGGCGCCGGCGCCGGTAAACGTACCACGAAACCCCATTGGTGCCAATCCACGAGATATAAATAATCCATTGAGCATCAATCAGTTAACTAAGCGGCGTGAAGATCAAAATGTGTGCTCCATTGCAGTCTCTGATTCTAAGGAAAAAAGTGCTTTGGGGTCTACGTCCATTATTCACCATGCTGCTCCCCACGGCTATCACCCCCACCACTCGCTTTTTAATAGCAGCTTCAGCCAACATTTTCACCAACAGTTGACCCACCATTTAGCGGCAGCTAGCAATAGCGAGTCAACAATATTGTCTGGAGATACCCATTCCATAAACAACGGCAAGCATACTTCCTCAGATCCGCCAACGAACGCAAACAATCCCTCTTCAAGTGCTGGTTCTTCCGAAACTGGAGCCATCAGCGTATCATAA